The region GCCTAAACGACCAAAACTTGAAATCCTTCCATGGACTGTGACTCTGCAAAGTTACAGATAAATGTTTCACGTGTAAATAGTCACAGCCAGCACAACAGTCACCAGAAGTACCTGCTGCCTTTCTGGACTCACATTTTCCCTATCTCCCTTTGCCTCTTTTTGCCGTCATCGATCTTGAGCAGGAGGGAAAAATTTTTAGAATACAGCATTAATAAATCCAGCTTCCCCCCATGGGTGATCAGGGAAGGTGAAGGACTTAACCCCATGTGCCCAGGGGCTGCAAAGCTCTGCTTGGGTGGGAGTTTTATTGCTGTGAGGATGCCCACAGCCAACACAGCATCCAACCCAGGTTACCTGCACCAGAATAACGAGGGAAAGAAGTCTCTcacattttaaattgttttaatgaaGAAGAGCAGCATCTCGATAGACAGCACATGACTGGGCACCACGTCCTTCATTTTCAGGACGACACCATCTCATTTTCTCACACCTCTGTGGCCCAGATGCAAACCCTCCAGGGTTTTCCAGCCTCCTCAGCAAGAAGGAAACTTCTGTCCAAACCAAACAACTGGAGTAAATTGCAGATGAAATGTTTCAGCCCCAGAAGGGATTCTTGTCAAGGCTGGGTTAGCACCTACCAGCTGATGGCTTCCACCTCAGTCCAGTGTCTTACAGCTGGGGCAGCAAATGCCACTTATTTTAGTATAAAATGGGATTTATGTGGTTAGACTTTGTCATAAAGGGTTATAACTAAAATTTAACTTTAAAATGAATTACTTTTAAGCTGAGAGTCCATAAAATATGTGATCAATTGCAATGCAGGGCCTCAAGAGCTGCCTGCAAGCTTGGTCCAAAACTCACTTTTAATAGGGATTTGCTAACAGAATTAGAACTGTGGCAACTCAGAAAAAAACTCAAATACCAGATGGGTGCTGTTCACTAAATGGCTTTTTCCAGTTACATACATTCTGCTTTTACCAGCTGTTATGGGCTAAAAAAAGTCCTACATAATGATAAACGTTAATAAATACAgtacagggggtttttttgcccattttgaTGCTGTTCTTTGGGGTTCAAACTCTTCAAGCTCTTTTCTGTACCACAAATACAAGTTGCTTGTGTGAAGAAACACCTCTGCAATCCCTAAGAGTCTTGCTTTGGGACTTTATTTTGTCCTCACACCAATACTTAACAACTCCTAGAGCTATTAAAAAATAAGTGCTCAACCCACTTAGTAATTATTTTACTGTGTTTTGAATACACAAAACATTAGGGCACCATTCAGCCTTGTCACTGTATGCATCTGAAATGTATACTTATGGGTATTTTCAGGCAGCAGAAGTACTTCCAACGTTTTCATGAAGAAATGTCCAAACCAGGCAATGGCACAGCTGAACAGACCCCAGAAATGGGTCTGTTCTCCCTTCCCTCAGAGCCAAGGTAGAAGCACTGAGCTCATCCCAGGCCAAAACACAACACAGAGGTCAAAACCCTTTGGAAGAGGGAGATCCTTTTACCTAGGCTTACTTCCCAAAGTGTGTTACCTCTGTGCCTGCACTGGGTGGAACGATATGGACTGACGACGTGAGCAGCTCTGATTGCaaataaaaaatctttattgCATCTTAGAAgcaagtcttaaaaaaaaaaaaaaaaaaagaaaagaaaaggaaaaaaaaaaagagaagggaaagaaaaattttccatGCACTGAATCCATCCAAGTACCTACATCCTTGGGACTGTCACCAGAAAATGATGAACATGGTAGGACACAGACTCTATGCTAGTTGCAGTTCATACTCCATACACGTGTAAACAATGGTTATTTCTCCTACTGGAATAGCAATTGCTCTGTAAGATCCCTTCAAACATGGCAACAACCACCTAAGCTTCGGGTTTTCTCAATTCCTTCACTCGTCTCCACTTCCCAAAGAGTAGGCAAAGTGGAACTGAGGGCAATGAGATGAAATGGGGCTGGAGGATACGATAGAAAAATATATTGTTcgctggtttttattttttatttctgctgagcaggatATTTACAGGTACACAGGTCCCAAGAGATCATCTGCTTCAATGACAATGTCCATTCACTGTCTCAGTGTACAGGGTTCCCTATCTGGCTTTAAGGCActttattttgtgtattttcttaCCCTGCTAGGTGTTAACTCATAGGGATCACACTTTCCTTGTATTCAGCCTCCTCAGTTCCTCTTGGAATACCAAAAAATTTCCTAAACTCACTGAAGCCATTCCAAAAATGTTAAAGAAAtttggggggaggaaaaaaagatgcatgaaaaaatattttagaaagtaATCTTTGGAGATCATTTACTGTAAGTATGATGTACACTACCTTATCAGTGAGAAGATGCAATACATtcctaatatatatatatatatttacacacacatatatatatatataaaatattaaaatgactAACAGATATTCAAGGAAAGGACAAGAACCTAAAACAGTGGATATTAAATAAATTAACGGTCTAacagatacagaaaaaaaataatcccaaaacAAAACTAGTAATCAAATGAAATAATTGTTCCCATCAACATCACATAACCAACTGAACAAAATCGATGCGATCGGGCGCAGGACACTCGGTGCAGAGGAGTTTTCCAAGTTCTCCTCAGGAAACTTGGATTGTTCACTGTGTGCTGTCGTTTGGCTTCGAGGGATTCCCATTTCCCAGCCTCTTCCCCTCGCTCATCAGGCTTCAGCATTTCCTGGTCACATCACTCAGCCCTCGGATGGCGGCTGAGGACAATACACAGAACCCACCACGGATTCCCCAAACATTCCGTCCATATATGGACCAAATATCAAACACAGCAATTTCTACAAGGACTAATCAGATCGTAGGTTGTGCTTACTTCCTTCCCTCACCTGCCCATAATAAGTGGAAGTGTATTTTTCAACTGAAATAATCAgctattagggaaaaaaaaaaaacaacctcctGCAATTACCACCCTTCTCATCACCACAGCGACTCTGATTTTctaatgcaatttaaaaattaatggcTAATCCTGAACCAAAGGAGCAGAATCTTTGCACGGTAGCAGTCACACCAAAAACATTTAGACACAGCGTTTTGTCACTTGGCTTTGCACGCTCAGGTCCCAATTTACAGAATCCCAGCCATGAAGACGGCACTGGAAACGGTAGGAAACAATCTTTTGTTCATAAGGAAATTCTAATTCAAGTCAGATTTCCACTGATCGGTCAGATAACTCTTaaacaattctttttttcttttttttttgtttgaaggcAAATACTGATCACAGTTTTGTTCCAAACGaaaaacacaacaacaaaaaaacccaagggcCTTGTTCTTCTCAAAACGAGCGCTTTGTAAGAAAACAACGATGATTTCTAAAATATATCCTGTGTGGTCTTTTAAAAGTGAATTATCAAAAAACATTTTCCCAAAAATAAAttagataattaaaaaaaaagtcttttccagCATAGCTGGACATTAGGCTGTCCTCACTGAGCCATTAGTATTGCTGcttttcccaaaatttgggtCGTTTTTTTCAAACCATATTTCAGCCAGCTGTTGTGTGGACCCATAAGTTGAAGCTTTGGACCCCAAGCACATTTTATATTGTTTTGGATCAAGATTAGGGTCACAAAAAACAGGGTGATGCACATGGACTACTCCAATTTCTTGGCTTCGGAAAGTTTTTAAGCCAGCTTGAATGACTTTGTTAAATAGATCTACATCTTCAAGGCCCCAACCTTGGATGGAGACATCAAAGCCACCTGCTCGAAGAAGGTCACCTTTGTAAATACAGGTGATACCAAAGCCATAGTTCCTCCAGAAACCTGTTTTCTGAGTGAAGGCAAAATGATTGTCACTAGGAACCTTTCCACTATAAACAATCTTTGGATCATACTGGCTAAAAATGATGGGAAAATATACTTGCTGACCCAAAACTGTATTGGCTCTACACCGCTGGAGGAATTCTGTGGTAAACACTAAATCAACATCACAGAAGAAAAGTAAAGACTCATTCTGGAACTGAGAAGATCCAACTTCCAGAGCCAGTGCCCTTGAGAACTCCCCCGACACCGGCAGAACCTGCATGTCCGCCTTGGGGTATTTGGAGTGGTAATCTCTCATCAGCTcgatttgctttgctttgtcagGGTTGGAGTTGGAATTGAAAAGCAGGACAACCAGCTTGACGTTCTGGTTTGGAATGAGGCACGTCTTTTCAAAATTCCCCATGAACCTTGCAAACATGTCAAAACGTCCAGAGAGAGGGATCAGGATGTTGATTTTCTTGTCTTTGAGCtccttcctttctgctttggacttgctgagttggaaggggacAAACATCTTCAGCGAGTTggagaggaaggacaaggacCCAGAATCCTGGTTGATTTTGCTGGCCAGCTCTTTGGCATCCATTTCTTCATGCTCCATGAACTGGATCTTGCTGAAGGTCTGCTGCAGGTACGCGTGCCTTCGCACAGGGACCGTCATCTTCTTCCCCTTGTGCTTCTTGTAGAGAAGCAGCAGGTCCAGCACGTACTCTGCTCCGTACATGGGGTTCACCCTGCGGTATCCATACTGTATTTCCTTGAAATCGATGATCCTCCCCCGGGTCTTGGCGTTGGCGTTGATCATTTCCATGACCTGCATAACGATGTCATCCAACGCTTCGCGCTGGGACGAATCCATTCCTCTCCGAGGCGGCTGCCCGTCAGCGCCCgaatacaaatattttcctgtAAGAAACTCCCACTCCAGTATCTCTTCGCGGTGGCGAGGCTGGAACCGCATGAAGGAGGGCGGCATCCCCAGCTGCAGGTCCTCCTTGTGGATTTCGGTGTTGCTGTACTTGCTCATGAGCACAATCTCACGGTGCAGCTGCACGGTGCGGTGGCGCAGCTCCGCGATCTTGCGGCTCAGCATGTAGCTGTGCAGCCTGTACTGGTATGGGGGGTTCTTGTTGGGGTGTAGTGTTATGGCTCGGTGTATTTTGCTGTTCCTCAGGTCTCGGATGTAGCCTTTTTTGTTCTTCTCGTAATTCTCGTAGAACAGCTGCTGCATctagaagagagagagagagagagagggaggagaagTCAGAGTCTCAGCAGTGCTGACCCTGTGAAAGTTTGCCCACGCAACCCCGCTGGGAGAGAATTCCCCCTTGCTCACAGAAGGCTTTCTGAATAAGCTGTTCTTGGGTTTAGACACAGGTTGTAGCAATACCAGCTGCTATTCAAGGAAATTAAGAGGATTATTCATTGTAAACTGGTGAAAGAAACATCTATCATGGATTTGGGATTACTACAGCCCATTCTAGAGATATCACCGGCAGCCAAACAATTCAGCAGTAAGTCGATTGTAAGCTCATTTCTTCACAACAACACACCATCACCAGGAAAA is a window of Aphelocoma coerulescens isolate FSJ_1873_10779 chromosome 10, UR_Acoe_1.0, whole genome shotgun sequence DNA encoding:
- the CHSY1 gene encoding chondroitin sulfate synthase 1 is translated as MAGRGRRAWLSVLLGLVLGFVLASRLVLPRASELAAAARPHRARPQGCRSPPAAAAAPPRRPGPPAQSFLFVGVMTAQKYLRSRAVAAHRTWSKTIPGKVEFFSSEGSDTSIPIPIVPLPGVDDSYPPQKKSFMMLKYMHDHYLDKYEWFMRADDDVYIKGDKLENFLRSLNSSEPLFLGQTGLGTTEEMGKLALEPGENFCMGGPGVIMSREVLRRMVPHIGECLREMYTTHEDVEVGRCVRRFAGVQCVWSYEMQQLFYENYEKNKKGYIRDLRNSKIHRAITLHPNKNPPYQYRLHSYMLSRKIAELRHRTVQLHREIVLMSKYSNTEIHKEDLQLGMPPSFMRFQPRHREEILEWEFLTGKYLYSGADGQPPRRGMDSSQREALDDIVMQVMEMINANAKTRGRIIDFKEIQYGYRRVNPMYGAEYVLDLLLLYKKHKGKKMTVPVRRHAYLQQTFSKIQFMEHEEMDAKELASKINQDSGSLSFLSNSLKMFVPFQLSKSKAERKELKDKKINILIPLSGRFDMFARFMGNFEKTCLIPNQNVKLVVLLFNSNSNPDKAKQIELMRDYHSKYPKADMQVLPVSGEFSRALALEVGSSQFQNESLLFFCDVDLVFTTEFLQRCRANTVLGQQVYFPIIFSQYDPKIVYSGKVPSDNHFAFTQKTGFWRNYGFGITCIYKGDLLRAGGFDVSIQGWGLEDVDLFNKVIQAGLKTFRSQEIGVVHVHHPVFCDPNLDPKQYKMCLGSKASTYGSTQQLAEIWFEKNDPNFGKSSNTNGSVRTA